tggggggtagaaatagggctggagagatggcttaatggttaaggtggttgcctgtcaagcctaagaacccatgttcaactctccagattctaagacagatgcacaaggtgacacaaccatgcaaggtcacacacgtgcacaaggtggtacacgtgtgtggcgattacagtggctagaggccttaacataccaatttaaaaaaactcattaaaaaaacTACTAGTATAAGTTTGTAACTAAACTTATGAATAGTTACTTTCTGTAAATTGTCATTAAAAGCGttgtcagaaaaccaaaaaaaaaaaaaacaaaaaaaacctactaggcatggtggcacttaatcccagcactcaggaggcagaggtaggaggattgccctaaggttaccctgagcctccatagtgaattccaggtcagcctgggccaaagtgagaccctacctcaaaaaaacaaacaaacaaaaacaaaaacaaatccagacacatgtaccaccttgtgcgcatggaTTTTGAGGTGGGAGAACtgacaagttcaagacctgcctaggGAACCCACTAACAACTcatctcaaaagaacaaataacAAACCAACTTCACTAGGGTTCCAACAGAAATACAAAATTCTTTTAAGTTCAAAATTACAAGTATCAGGTATCATTCACCTGCATAATAAACTTTTCTACAATTGCATTGAGTCTTTCAGGCTCCATCAGTTTATTCACCAACTCCTGCTCAACAGCCATCAGGGCCAGACTGCTAAGCTTCTCTTGTCCCATGGTATGGGATAAATATGTCTTCAGACGAGGCAGGGTAGAAAATAACTCTTCATCATTTGGTGAAGTAATTGGCCAAGATAAAGCAATGCATAAGAGCTTCGAGAGGCAAGGGATGCTATTGTGAAGACTGTGCTGGATGAACAAATAGCCAAGAGTGGTGAAGTTGATGGATCCGTAGTCTATAACAAAATTGAGTTTTGCATATTGCCGATAAAATCTGAGCTCTGGAATGATGTCTACGTCAAACTTACAGAACATTTGAACATGTCTAGCTGTTGCTTCATTTAATGGGTCATTCCATTTAAGCAATAGCtctgaaatttgttttattttgcagtaATCAAACTCTGAAAAATACAGCTTTAAATTTTTCAACACAGTATCCAATCCTTGGtaataaatgttaattttatacTGTTCTTCTGTTGAAGCAGGAAAAAACACACTCTCTGAATTGCAAAGATCTGttgttttctgaatttttcttcttttttgaaaagAAGGTTTTTCAACTTCAAAACCTTTACTGGTTATTTTTCCACATAGCTCCTCTGCTCCATCCCAGACAGTCTTGAAATGTACATCATTTCTTTCACACAATAAACATTCCAAAATTGCTTCTACTtttgaagacaaagaaaaaatatctagAGTTTCACTTTGAAGCTCTCTGGAAAGAATTCCCGTAACACTAAGTATTCGATAAAGAAATTTCAAACAAAAGATAAACTCAAACTTGGAAACCAATGTCAACAAATCACTCAACTTATCAGTCAGAATTGTGCTTGGGGAATGGCTGGATGCAGATGCCAGAGTTGCAATAATTTCTGGAAGGCTGTTAATCACAGATAATAGTGTGTGATCATGGACTGTCCAACATGatgaaaatgtatgttttttGCATGTTTTCTTCTGACTTAGTATACAAATGTTTTGAAAATTTGTCAGCACCTCTCTATGCCTATGAATAGTGTTGAGCAGAGACTTGAGAGTACCTAAAGCACCTCGGAGTTCTTTCACTCCTTTACAAAACCTAATCACTGCCAATTCAAAGAGATGTGTGTGACAATGTATGTGTAAAGCTCTGGGTTCTTCCTTCTTGAATTCTGCTGCCATGGTATTAAAATTCACCCTCAAAGTTGTGGCATAATCGTATGCCTGGCCGCTTATCTGACTAAGATCAACTCCAATCTGCTGCAGGTAAGTGGTGATGCTCCTGTGTAAGTGGGTCCCAGGCATTTCTTCAATATCAACAAAACCCAGGAACCTTTCTTTAATTAAGAAAGCCTTTGATGTTTTCTGTGGATACCTCACACaaactgaaagttgtcctctagtGGCACTATCTGTTACCTCATCACATATGATAGAAAAAGCTGAGGAGACATTGACCTCATTCACAATATCCTGCAACATTTCAGTCTTTATTATCTCAATAATATCATTTCGGACCTGTGTACTATTATAGAAGTCAACTTGTGAATTCATAAACTGAAACATTTCTTCTCCTTTATCTTTTGCTCTTATTTCTAATAGTTCTAAAAAATTGCCTTTATTAACAGATGAAATAGACTGGTCATTTCCTTTTAACAGCAAGCACTGTTTTCCAAGAAATAAGATATTTTCAATGATAAGCTTTAGATACTttttatttcccttgatatcttcTGAGTCTATAGGTAGATTATCATTTATAGCTTCTTCACAGAACTGGTATTTCCTCCAAAACTGCAATGACTTTAAATGAATTTCACTTTTTTCATGCTTTCTAAATTTTTCCAGAGTTTTTTTCCAATTTGAAGTTCCTTGGGTTGCAAATGATTCTCCCCTATAGTTTACATTTTTTTGGTAGAACAATTGGCAGGAATAGCAGAATGTCATATCTTTTTTAGTGTTTTCCAAATGCTGAAAACTTGAACACCAAGATTTTCTGATGCTTTGTGACTTCTCTTTACATGTTTGCACCTTGGATGTAGGGTTTGGGTGACAGAGTCCATCACTTCCAGATTCCAAATTGTAGGTAGGGTCCTGGCTTGACATGGAATGGTTTTGTACTTCTGTACTGGAACCAGCTGTATCCTGACTGAGCACTGATGAAGGGGGCAAAAGGCCTGGCTGTTCCGTACCATCAGTATTACTTGATGCACTGGATAAGCTTTTAGAGGTCTTTGGGCAAAAATggtaaaataacatttattttattagttttcaaaTTATCAAAATATTGGATACACCTATGTCAACAACTGTAAAATGGGAAAAATACTGTAAGAGCTTCTATAGGCAGAAACATCATCAATTATTTGTAATTTATAATCTAGACTTAGCATGCAAGAGTTCTTGGCATATAACTGTAGAATAAGAGTTTtgggggctgcggagatggcttagttgttcaatttcccagacatTTGTGTAAAATCAGACAGGCAtccatttgcagcagaaagagacattggtgctcatacacacacacacacacacacacacacacacacacacacacaaataaaatttaagtccccagcacccatgtaaatgccaggagCGAGGGTGTGCACTTCTAATTCCACACAGCAGAGGCAGAGAGTGGCAGACCCCGAGGCTCACCAGCTTGCTAGTCTAGCCAAGTTGGTAAGTTCCAGGTTTgggaagagatcctgtctcaataaacaaggtggaaggctgcaaagatggctcagttgttaaaaatGTTTGATTACAAAActttccagcctgggttcataaagccagatgcacacatttggagtctgtttgcagtggcaagaggctctggtacaccaacCCTCACacactctgtttgcaaataaatacgtaaataaaagcattttttaaaaaataaggtgcttattgtctgtaattatgggagttgtcaattaaaaaaaagtgtagtGATGGAGGACAACACCCCAAGTCAacttctggcttctacatgcatgtgcacctgcacacacatatacaagcatgcatatacacatgcatgcatatcatATACATACCAAAAAAAGCCTGGGAAAATATggcataatatttttgtttaaatattctttttattttttttttttgaggtagagtctccctctagcccaatctgacctggaattcactatgtagtttcagggtggcttcgatggtgtttctcctaccactgcctccagagtgctgggattaaaggtatgcaccactatgcctggctctggtttaagtatttttttttttttttggtttatcaaggtagggtctcactgtagccccaggctgacctcctatTCTcaggtctcaggctggacttgaattctcagcgatcctcctacatctgcctccagagttctgggattaaaggtgcgccaaATCTTCTTgcaccagcccttgggaggcagaggtaggaagatcactgtgagtttgaggccagcctgggactacagagtaagtgcctggtcagcctgggctacagtgagactccacctcaaaaaaaacaaaaaactaattctTATATGGACgcatacatttatttgtttgtataaaAACTGCTTATGAAAGACAGTAGCCAAAAGAGTAAGGATAAAACTTGGGGGTTGGAAAAGGACTCAATTGAAAAAGTGTTCACTGGGGCTCAAGCTAGAGAGCCAAGTTTGATCACCCAGAcctcaccaaaacaaacaaacaaacaaaaaaaaacgtaAGCGGGAAACTGTGGtgagtttctgtaatcccagcacacacacactgacagtgagatgagaggtggagacaggagaatttcttggGGTCTCATGGTAAGTTCAGCAAAGAACAACAGCACAAACAGAATCACAGCGAGAAACCCTGACTGAAACGGGGTGGAAAGGCAGAGGACTGAcccaaaaattgtcctctgaccttcacacatttGACATGGCAAACTCatgtttacacacacaaacatacacagacatgaacacacacacacaaataataatttttaaaaacttacattCATCGTGACATTTGTATTTACTGAAGAAACTACACCTgttaaaattaacaaaagcatGTATTTAGGATCTCACTTAGCATAAGCTGATATagcttgcttctttttctttttttctgtttttcaaggtagggtttcactctagcccaggctgacctggaattcaccactatgtagtctcagggtggcctcaaactgttttttggtttttttttttggattgtttcattattttaagaaaaagaaattttagtgTCTAGCTAGATCCATCAAGTATGAAACTGTATTTATGTGAAATATCTACATCAACAATTACCTTGTAAAAGATCCGTATTCCTGATCGGCACAGCAGCATAAGTATCTGCTAATGACACTATATTACTTATAACTGGAATTGAATCTTTCTTTGGAGAAAGATTCTCTGTTGAAGTATCATGTACCATGGAAACATTcactggcaaaaaaaataaattaattaattaaaaatgctgGTTATAAACCAGGCAGAATCAATCAGAAAGCAATGTTTAATCATAAGtgttttggggctgcagagatggctttagcagttaaggtgcttgcctgcaaagccagaagacccagtttcaatttcccaggacccacataagccagatgcacagggtggtgcatgtgtctggacttcctttgcagtggctaaaagccctgacatgtgcattctctctgtcaagtaaataaaaaaaaatcaagggctgaagagatggcttagtggttaaagtgcttttctgggaagcctaaggatccaggtttgattatctagtaccacataagccagatgcataaggtagcacatgtgtctgaattatgtttgcagtggctggaggccttgatacatccattctctccctctctctcaaataaataaattaattaaatattttaaaaagtcaaaactgTAACACTTGTTGCAAGTaacttttcatatatgtatatgaaagtgCTACTTCACCCCATAGATTTAATACTTATCTCCTACCACTTCCACCTCCTTACTGGGGTTACCAGTCTGTGTTTGTGCAATGATGCAAAGTTTCatgctgtgctggggatcaaatttaggCCTTCATGCGTACTAGACAAACACTCTAACAACTGGGATACATCCTCATCCCCTGTTTTGAGTTTTAAGCCTGTTTAATTTGGAATCAAATCAAAGTTAtacaataaagtaaaatgtagctgggagtggtggctcatgcctttaataccagcagtgagttccaggtcagcctggcagagttgagaccctgcctcaaaaacaaaaaacagcaaggtGTAATTAACCCCTCTAATCACTAGAAAATCTTTGAAGTACTACCTGTAGAAGTCTCCGTCACAGCTTTCTTGTATACAGAAAAACAATTCATAGAGCAGAAAAGCTCTGTCTTCCCCAAGTCATTAGTAATCTCAATCATTTCCTCTGATGGCTTCAGTGACTTCCAAGGAAAAGATGTAAGTTTGACTAATTTCTGCtagaagatttaaaaataatactcatAAAAAACTGATATTCCTATCATATAACATGTTAGAAGTAAGCAATAAAGTATACCTACTACAGCTACCTTTAGTTGAAATATTACAAATAACAATGAAATACTTTAATGCTATGTTAAAaactatgccaggcatggtggcacacacctttaatcccagcactcaggaggcagaggtaggatcaccataagttctaTGCCACCcggagactcaatagtgaattccaggtcagcctagactagagcaagacactacctcaaaaaaccaaaaaagaagaaaacgaaCAAAAACTAGAAGAGATACTATAGACAGCAATGAATAAAATGAAGCCAAGTGACAGAGCTAtttgaaaaatgatttatttatctttgtttttatttatttgagagtgacagagagaaagaggcagatagatagagaatgggcatgccagggcctccagccactggaaatgaactccagatgcttgcgcccccttgtgcatctgccttattggatcctggggaatcgagcctcaaactggggtccttaggcttcacaggcaagcacttaaccattaagccatctctccagccctcctgcccattttttttatttttcaagatagagtcttgctgtagcccagaagactgacctggaattcactgtatagtctcagggtggccttgaactcactgtgctcctcctacctctgcctcccatttttttttattcacaacttccataattacagacaataaaccatagcaATTCTCgccccccctccactttctcctttgcaactccactctccatcatacccctttcccctctcaatcactcttattctgatgtcatcatcttttcctcttattctgatggtcttgtgtaggtagtgtaaggcactacaaggtcatagatatccagttgtttggtttttcaaggtaaggagagcttcactctagcccaggtcaataatttttatttatatagggcttttgtttttcaaggtagggttagcccaggctgacctggaattcactatgtagtctcagggtggcctcagactcacagtagtACTCACAcctggataatttttaaaaatataatttatttatttatttgagagagagggagagggggagagaaaatgggcttgccagggccaccagccattgcaaatgaactccaaatgcatgcacccttttgcatctggcttgtgtgggttctggagaactgaacctggatcctttggctttgcaggcaaattccttaaatactaagccatctcccagacccttatttaggattttgtttttcttttcttcttcttttttttttttttcgaggtagggtctcactctaggccaggctgacctggaattcactatgtaatctcagggtggcctcaaactcacggtgatcaacctacctctgcctcccaaatgctgggattaaaggtgtgcaccaccatgcctgtcttaggatttttgaggtagggttttgctccagccaatgctgatctggaattcactacgtaatctcagggtggcttggaactcatgttgatcctcctacctctgcttcccaagtgctggaattaaaggtgttcaccaccatgtccagctcaggtgaataattttttaaattatttattattgggctggagaaaaggcttagctgttaaggtatttgcctgcgaagccaaaggacctttggttccattcctcaggacccacttaagccagatgttcaaggtggtgcatttatctggagtctctcactccatctgcctctttttctctccctctctcaaataaatatattttttaaacaattattattatttgcaagcatggagagagagaaagtcagagagagaaagagaattggcactccaggacctcttaccactgtaaacaaactccagatgcatgcgccactttgtgtacctggctttatcaaaggtactggggatttgaacttgagcAGCCaggactgcaaacaaatgccttaagccatctctccagatcataatgaataatttttagGTATgggaatatacttttaaaaaattttgttatttttatttatttatttttagagtgacatacagagagagaaagaggcagatagagagagagagagaaagaatgggcacgccaggacttccagccactgcaaacgaactccagacgcgtgtgcccccttgtgcatctggctaacgtgggtcctgggaagtcgagcctcgaacctgggtccttaggcttcacaggctagtgcttaatcgctaagccacctctcaactGGAATATTAAAGTTTAGCACTATTTATTTCAAGGGCTCTCTcttgtttctttgctttcagACAGTTTTTTCCAATCTGTAggccagcctggctttgaactacTAATCCTCTtacatctacctcccaaatggtgggattacaggtgtgtacaacCGTTATCAGGCATCatcctgttttgtttgttgttgttttgaggtaggatcttactctagccccaccagacctggcctgaaactcacagtgatccttttacttgactcccaagtactaggattaatgaATGGTATGCACTAGAACatccagatttttctttttagttttttgaggtagggtcttgctgtagcccaggctgacctggaactatgtagtctgacctggaactatgtagtctcaggcttgtcttGAGCTCACAGTTCCTCCTacagatcctcccacctcagtctcccaagtgctggaattaaaggcatgtgccacctgcaatgcttctgcaaatgaactccagatgtatggaccactttgtgcatttggctttcaatgggtactggggcattcatcccaggttgtcaggctttggaagcaaatgcctttaatcactgagccatctgcctatCCCTCATCATCCTGCTCTTGAAACTTTTattctgtcaggcatggtggtacatgcctttaatttcagcacatgGGGAGAAGGCTGAGGtcggaggagcactgtgagttcaaagccaccctgagcctacatagtgaatttcaggtcagcctgagctagtatgaaaccctaccttgaaaaaaaaaaaaaaaaaaaaaactgggctggagagatgggtcatgggttaaggcacttgcttgcaaagcctaatgactggagttggattccccagtacccatgtaaaaagccagatagagaaagtggcacatgaatttagAGTCAGATTttgctggagaccttggtgcacccattctctgtctatcttctatctctctctgcttgcaaataaacaaaccaacctattttttttaaaaacatcttttagccggacatggtagtgcagatttaatcccagcactcggaaggcagaggtaggtcagcctgggctagaatgagaccctacctcaaccggcccccctcaaaaaaaaaaaaaaaaacagacgcacaaagtggcacatgcatctggagtttgtttgcagtggcaagaagccctgcatTGCTtattatctttctcaaataaatacttttttatggcctcacagtgcttgacactacctgcacaagaccatcctaagaggaggaaaagatcatgacatcaaaataaaagagagactgattgagatggagaggtgatatgacggagaatggagtttcaaaggggaaagttggggggagggcattaccatgggatattttttataatcatggaagttgttaataaaaatttggaaataaaataaaaaaatacgtttttaaaaattaaaaaggaaaacagaataaaataaataaataggactggagagatggctttgcggttaaggcacttgcctgaaaagcctaacaccACTGGTTTGATCCccgatacccatgtaaagacagatgcacaaggtggtacatgcatctggaggtcatttgcagtagctggaggccctggtgcacacattgtatatgtctgtctctgcttgcaattttttttttttttgtatcagggtagttaaaagtatttttattataaacttcAGGACCTAATTAGTAGTAGTACACAGCTAAGATAAATCTGAGATGACTTCTTATCAAGCACATGTGCCTTGCAGGGTGGCATGCTCCAACACTTTTGAGGGTTGGGATCCACCAGGCCAAAGACTTTGCTGAGTCTCCACTAGCTGCGAACTGGACCGCAGTCACGCTGGCTTGTCCACCTGGCATCCTCTCTGAGAAGAGCTCAGGCCAAGGTCTCTGCTCTTGAATGCTGAAGGGCAAACCAGAGCTTCATCAGCAGCTTCAGTCTTGAAATTTAAGcttcttttttccactttttatttcAGTGATACTTAGGATTCAATGAAAAGATAGTCAACAGTATGCATTTAACAAGGGTGCTGATCCGACAGTTTCCATAAACCCATGGCTAGAGAAGTTACTGACCTCTCCGAAAATGGAGGTCAGATATGGGAAAAAATACACTAGCCCGGCTTATACATAGACAGTGAGAACATGTGACCAGAGTTGCCACTGGCAAGTCATCCTAAGCAAATGGGTAGACACTAACAAGAAGAGCTTGAAGCGGCTTGGATGGGTCACGTTGGCCATCCTCTTGCTTCTAAACAAGATAAATGACTGCAGTAGTAGCCTGCTTAGGAAACCCCAAGTCTCTTGTAGTCACCATTTTGGGGGGCAAGGGAAGGAACATGGTCTCAGTATCTAGCTCTGGCTGCCTGAAACTCTCTATggagaccaggctgacctcagacttgtggcaatcctcctgcctccattccagagtgcagggattataggtggGCACCACTATGCTCCACCCATGTATGCATCTTTCCAAAGTTCCTAAAGGCAGCATCTGTGGAAGGTGGACATGAAGAAGTTCAGGGGTGGGCTGGGCAGTGGAGGTGAAGTACGGCTGGAGACCCGGGAGAGCTGTTGCAGGGCGGGCAGGACCTGAGGGGGGTGCAGGGCAGGACGGCACCACACCACGGGGTGGGGAGCCAGGAGATGACCACTTGCAGACTGCATTGTGGATGACTCCTCAAGATGCAATGCTGTGAACTCTCTCTCTTACAGCAGTGTCCTCAACAGGGGAGAATTTTGCCCACATGGGACATTTAGCAATG
The genomic region above belongs to Jaculus jaculus isolate mJacJac1 chromosome 5, mJacJac1.mat.Y.cur, whole genome shotgun sequence and contains:
- the Zmym1 gene encoding zinc finger MYM-type protein 1, translated to MKEPPLSDECDKSVPPQLGQCDGVKTEPNNAQEYCQAQQPRTQENELKRNTTFSDSASSGMKKKFPSDSATAVQVSCLGCKKVLQKGQTAYQRKTSAELFCSILCIEDSMMSASSLRPAKRTCFSCSKEIFNLRDMVSVQLEDNRISNNFCSQSCLSSYEAKRKPSGSICTDSTLTKCSRCQKMATIQYEVKYKNVKYWLCSNACFSDFHSANNFIMNCCENCGVYCYTSFSLFHVLQMEGQSHSVGSTRSAITNQQQKLVKLTSFPWKSLKPSEEMIEITNDLGKTELFCSMNCFSVYKKAVTETSTVNVSMVHDTSTENLSPKKDSIPVISNIVSLADTYAAVPIRNTDLLQGVVSSVNTNVTMNTSKSLSSASSNTDGTEQPGLLPPSSVLSQDTAGSSTEVQNHSMSSQDPTYNLESGSDGLCHPNPTSKVQTCKEKSQSIRKSWCSSFQHLENTKKDMTFCYSCQLFYQKNVNYRGESFATQGTSNWKKTLEKFRKHEKSEIHLKSLQFWRKYQFCEEAINDNLPIDSEDIKGNKKYLKLIIENILFLGKQCLLLKGNDQSISSVNKGNFLELLEIRAKDKGEEMFQFMNSQVDFYNSTQVRNDIIEIIKTEMLQDIVNEVNVSSAFSIICDEVTDSATRGQLSVCVRYPQKTSKAFLIKERFLGFVDIEEMPGTHLHRSITTYLQQIGVDLSQISGQAYDYATTLRVNFNTMAAEFKKEEPRALHIHCHTHLFELAVIRFCKGVKELRGALGTLKSLLNTIHRHREVLTNFQNICILSQKKTCKKHTFSSCWTVHDHTLLSVINSLPEIIATLASASSHSPSTILTDKLSDLLTLVSKFEFIFCLKFLYRILSVTGILSRELQSETLDIFSLSSKVEAILECLLCERNDVHFKTVWDGAEELCGKITSKGFEVEKPSFQKRRKIQKTTDLCNSESVFFPASTEEQYKINIYYQGLDTVLKNLKLYFSEFDYCKIKQISELLLKWNDPLNEATARHVQMFCKFDVDIIPELRFYRQYAKLNFVIDYGSINFTTLGYLFIQHSLHNSIPCLSKLLCIALSWPITSPNDEELFSTLPRLKTYLSHTMGQEKLSSLALMAVEQELVNKLMEPERLNAIVEKFIMQVNDT